The Faecalibacter bovis genome includes the window GAAACACGAATGACAATGTTCTTGATATTGATTAATATTCGTAATTTTACTACATCAAATTTGAACAAAATGTCAGACGAAATAATAAATAAAATTGCCAATAGTGGCTTAATTAATCTGGATTTAGAGGATTTTTACCCAGAAGGTCCTCGTGTAGTTTTTGATCTAAAAGATTGGCTTTATGAAGAGTTAATCTTGAGAGAAAAAGATTTCCGTCAGAATTTAAAAGAACACGATTGGTCGCAGTATGAAGGGAAATATGTTGCAATGACTAATACAGCTGATGCAATTGTACCATCGTGGGCTTATATTTTAGTAGCGACTTATTTACAGCCTATTGCAAAACGTGTAATTCATGGAACTTTACAAGATTTAGATCAGATTTTGTACACAGAAATCATTAATGCATTACCGATTGATGAATATGTAGATGGACGTATTATTGTAAAAGGTTGTTCTAAAAAACCGGTTCCAGATTCAGCTTATATTCAGTTGGTCGAAAAGTTACAACCTGTTGCCAATTCAATTATGTTTGGCGAAGCTTGTAGTACCGTTCCTCTTTATAAAAAGAAAAAAGCATAAAAAAAAGCCACTCGATTCGAGTGGCTTTTTTTTATTTCGGTTTGGATTAAAATCCTTGATTTAGTCTCATTCCTCCACCTCTTTGTGGATTTGGAGTTCCTGCTGATTTTCCACCAAATTGATTTAAATTAAATGTTACAGAGAACATCACGAAACGAGTTAAAATACTGTTTCTTTCATCACGAATATATTCGTCAGAAATTGTTCTTGTGTAACTATTATTTTGGTTCAATAAATCATACACTTTAACTCCGGCTTGTAATTTATTATCGAAGAAAGAATACATCATTTGCATGTTCCATAAGAAGAAATCTCTTTTGAAACCAGCTGCCATTCTCGAATTGTTATTGTAAGAAAATTCGTTCGTCCAAGTTAAATTCTTTGGCCAAGTTGTAATTGTTCTTAAACTAAAATTATGAACCGTGTTAGATTGTTGATCTATCGTGTAGTTCTCGTAATTAGAGCTTGAGAATCTTAGGTTATACGATGGCGATAATGTTAAATATTCATTCCATTTATACGTTAATCGAATGTTTGGTGTAATACTAGAGTTGTATGCTGTGTATAATCTTGAGTTTCTGTAACCTTGTTGGCGAGCATAATTTGTTTGTACACCTGCGTTTAAGTTTAATTTATTTCCAGATTTACTTAATTGTTTACTGTAAAAGAAACCAGCATTTACGTTATAATTACCTTCGATATTTGTATAAGTTGATCGAGTGATTAAATTTTCGTCAACAGTTGAATAATTTACAATACTAGATTCGTTGTAATTATATCCTAAATTAACATTGAAACCTTGTTTTGTTTTACGATCAAAGTTTGAAAAGTTTAAAGATAATCGGTGTGCACGATTCGGATCTAAATCAGGATTACCCACAAAAATATTCAATGGATTTGATAAGTTTTCGATTGCTAATAATTGGTTAGACGAAGCTAAACTTGTATTATAACGGTAATTGAAAGATAAATTATTATTTCCTAATTTATATCTAATATTCGCCTCAATCATTGGTAAAGTTTCCTGAACTGTTAAGTTGTAATCATCACCTCTATATAAACCAAAATTTCTTTGATTATAAAAATCAGTACCAGCTTTTAACGTACCTGAAATTTTACTTTTCGTTAACTGTAATTCAGCATAAGGTGTAATTTTATTCAGTTTTGTTTCAGTAAAACGTGTAAATAAATCGTTTTGTGATACAAATTGACCTGTGATTTCATCATAATCCCAAGTTATTTCATCGTTCTCGATATAGTTATAA containing:
- a CDS encoding DUF2480 family protein, yielding MSDEIINKIANSGLINLDLEDFYPEGPRVVFDLKDWLYEELILREKDFRQNLKEHDWSQYEGKYVAMTNTADAIVPSWAYILVATYLQPIAKRVIHGTLQDLDQILYTEIINALPIDEYVDGRIIVKGCSKKPVPDSAYIQLVEKLQPVANSIMFGEACSTVPLYKKKKA